Proteins encoded by one window of Carassius auratus strain Wakin chromosome 24, ASM336829v1, whole genome shotgun sequence:
- the LOC113042156 gene encoding uncharacterized protein LOC113042156 — MPLSNNEKSARHRAKVNADPVARARYLAKRRESYQRRKREGKTKHPPVAELSKARQEDLRQKWRLYQRSRRTKIRNLPLQCSSPVEMNPQWQQDFAPYSPSSEADSSSATLESPVNSYSWIKQEPETLVIQWDNVSTLPAAAETEQDNSPSSATSTSTVTPPIMEDLPSSVMLNVTKLQCLLESKQERIEALERQVQDLQEDRRFLRSQIENLTSALSAHLCRGVSDETTAKS; from the exons ATGCCACTATCAAACAATGAAAAATCTGCTCGACATAGAGCAAAGGTGAATGCTGATCCTGTCGCCCGGGCCAGATACCTTGCAAAAAGACGAGAGAG TTATCAGCgaagaaaaagagagggaaagacTAAACATCCTCCAGTGGCTGAACTCTCTAAAGCGAGACAGGAGGATCTGAGGCAGAAATGGAGACTCTACCAGAGAAGTCGCAGGACGAAGATTCGGAATCTACCACTGCAATGCTC CTCTCCGGTTGAGATGAACCCCCAGTGGCAGCAGGACTTTGCTCCATACTCTCCCAGCAGTGAAGCTGACTCCAGCTCTGCCACACTGGAGAGTCCTGTGAACAGCTACAGCTGGATTAAACAGGAACCAGAGACCTTAGTAATCCAGTGGGACAATGTAAGCACCCTGCCAGCTGCCGCTGAGACCGAGCAGGACAACTCTCCGAGCAGTGCCACTTCCACCTCCA ccGTGACACCTCCGATCATGGAAGATTTGCCCAGCAGTGTTATGCTGAATGTCACTAAACTCCAGTGTCTGCTGGAGAGCAAACAGGAGAGGATCGAGGCTCTGGAGAGACAGGTGCAGGACCTGCAGGAGGACCGCAGGTTCCTCCGCTCACAGATCGAGAACCTCACCAGTGCTCTCTCTGCTCATCTCTGTCGAGGGGTTTCAGATGAAACAACTGCAAAAAGTTAA